The following are from one region of the Sandaracinus amylolyticus genome:
- a CDS encoding DUF697 domain-containing protein, whose translation MSGGASSTFDRVLAGEWEGATDEDERAAVRDVITVASVASAALAVQPIPLVDLAILAPIHVGMVRAIGAIHGYRLDAKAVLEMLSSLGASLLARAAVLSAVRLVPFVGWAVAVPMAYATTWSIGEVADHYFRTGRGVGPEGMRELFERCYREKKAEKERGESTSASLRDKLRQLVDARAAGLIDEAEFQRKKEELLRDL comes from the coding sequence GTGAGCGGGGGCGCGTCGAGCACCTTCGATCGCGTCCTCGCCGGTGAGTGGGAGGGCGCGACCGACGAGGACGAGCGCGCCGCGGTGCGCGACGTGATCACCGTCGCGAGCGTCGCGTCGGCCGCGCTCGCGGTGCAGCCGATCCCGCTGGTCGACCTCGCGATCCTCGCGCCGATCCACGTCGGCATGGTGCGCGCGATCGGCGCGATCCACGGCTACCGCCTCGACGCGAAGGCGGTGCTCGAGATGCTGAGCTCGCTCGGCGCGAGCCTGCTCGCGCGCGCCGCGGTGCTGAGCGCGGTGCGGCTCGTGCCGTTCGTGGGCTGGGCGGTCGCGGTGCCGATGGCGTACGCGACGACGTGGTCGATCGGCGAGGTCGCCGATCACTACTTCCGCACCGGCCGCGGCGTCGGACCCGAGGGGATGCGCGAGCTCTTCGAGCGCTGCTACCGCGAGAAGAAGGCGGAGAAGGAGCGCGGCGAGAGCACGAGCGCGAGCCTGCGCGACAAGCTGCGCCAGCTCGTCGACGCGCGCGCCGCAGGGCTGATCGACGAGGCGGAGTTCCAGCGGAAGAAGGAGGAGCTCCTCCGCGATCTGTGA
- a CDS encoding YiaA/YiaB family inner membrane protein, producing the protein MTHDVPRDTAAWRFQVWASFVLAFGTTLIGIAYLPIDPWMKGYLAMGVLFTTGSSFTLSKTIRDEHEAQRFLSRISEAKAERILREYELSDGRAQTSNQGHGVARGAS; encoded by the coding sequence ATGACCCACGACGTTCCCCGCGACACCGCTGCTTGGCGCTTCCAGGTCTGGGCCTCGTTCGTGCTCGCGTTCGGCACGACGCTGATCGGCATCGCGTACCTGCCGATCGATCCGTGGATGAAGGGCTATCTCGCGATGGGCGTGCTCTTCACCACCGGCTCCTCGTTCACGCTGAGCAAGACGATCCGCGACGAGCACGAGGCGCAGCGCTTCCTCAGCCGCATCAGCGAGGCGAAGGCGGAGCGCATCCTGCGCGAGTACGAGCTGAGCGACGGGCGCGCGCAGACGAGCAACCAGGGCCACGGCGTCGCGCGAGGTGCGTCGTGA
- a CDS encoding sigma 54-interacting transcriptional regulator, producing MARPLERLAARDRDFLASVAAAIAANPFGEERLEIDRTVVGADAGVPRAEVLGRMLAKLDARLEGIARGRPLDLRRFAGEDRDLVEAGLLFAVFHRIADALDERIRREVAGERGTVGFAREALSELASRGIDEPQALHYLAIFWQMRRAFFFVETSLPGTSPSMWRLRQSLWNDLFTADLRLYARLLWRRMEDFSTFLAGETGTGKGTAAAAIGRSGFIPYDAKRERFASSFVDAFLAINLAEFPETLVESELFGHEKGAFTGAVAEHAGVFARAKAHGAIFLDEIGEVSQAVQVKLLHVLQERTFRPVGSHAPRRFEGRVIAATNRTIATLRREGTFRDDLWYRLSADVIEMPTLRQRLDEDPGELDVLIAAILEQMLGEQPRDLIALVREAIARDVGESYRWPGNVRELAQCVRRVLLTRRYVPELAQSAVAEDAEDALLAASGGGAWKAEELIARYCAALYARLGTYEAVAERVGLDRRTVKRHVLAAQR from the coding sequence ATGGCACGTCCTCTCGAACGGCTCGCCGCGCGCGACCGGGACTTCCTCGCGAGCGTCGCCGCCGCCATCGCGGCGAACCCCTTCGGCGAGGAGCGCCTCGAGATCGATCGCACCGTGGTCGGCGCGGACGCGGGCGTACCGCGCGCCGAAGTGCTCGGCCGCATGCTCGCGAAGCTCGATGCCCGGCTCGAAGGAATCGCGCGCGGACGACCGCTCGATCTGCGTCGCTTCGCCGGCGAGGATCGCGACCTCGTCGAGGCGGGGCTGCTCTTCGCGGTGTTCCATCGCATCGCCGATGCGCTCGACGAGCGCATCCGGCGCGAGGTCGCGGGCGAGCGCGGCACGGTCGGCTTCGCGCGCGAGGCGCTCTCCGAGCTCGCGTCGCGCGGCATCGACGAGCCGCAGGCGCTGCACTACCTCGCGATCTTCTGGCAGATGCGGCGCGCGTTCTTCTTCGTCGAGACGTCGCTGCCCGGCACGAGCCCCTCGATGTGGCGGCTGCGCCAGTCGCTGTGGAACGACCTGTTCACCGCCGATCTCCGCCTCTACGCGCGCTTGTTGTGGCGACGCATGGAGGACTTCTCCACGTTCCTCGCGGGCGAGACCGGCACCGGCAAGGGCACCGCGGCCGCGGCGATCGGGCGCTCGGGGTTCATCCCCTACGACGCCAAGCGCGAGCGCTTCGCGTCGTCGTTCGTCGATGCGTTCCTCGCGATCAACCTCGCGGAGTTCCCCGAGACGTTGGTCGAGAGCGAGCTCTTCGGGCACGAGAAGGGCGCGTTCACCGGCGCGGTCGCGGAGCACGCGGGCGTGTTCGCGCGCGCGAAGGCGCACGGCGCGATCTTCCTCGACGAGATCGGCGAGGTCTCGCAGGCGGTGCAGGTGAAGCTGCTCCACGTGCTGCAGGAGCGGACGTTCCGACCGGTGGGCTCGCACGCGCCGCGTCGCTTCGAGGGCCGGGTGATCGCGGCGACCAACCGCACGATCGCGACGCTGCGACGCGAGGGCACGTTCCGCGACGACCTCTGGTACCGCCTCTCCGCCGACGTGATCGAGATGCCCACGCTGCGGCAGCGCCTCGACGAAGATCCCGGCGAGCTCGACGTGCTCATCGCGGCGATCCTCGAGCAGATGCTCGGCGAGCAGCCGCGTGATCTGATCGCGCTGGTGCGCGAGGCGATCGCGCGCGACGTGGGCGAGTCGTATCGCTGGCCGGGCAACGTTCGCGAGCTCGCGCAGTGCGTGCGGCGCGTGCTGCTCACGCGGCGCTACGTGCCCGAGCTCGCGCAGAGCGCGGTCGCGGAGGACGCCGAGGACGCCCTGCTCGCGGCATCGGGAGGAGGCGCGTGGAAGGCCGAGGAGCTGATCGCGCGCTACTGCGCGGCGCTCTACGCGCGGCTCGGTACCTACGAGGCGGTCGCCGAGCGCGTCGGGCTCGATCGACGCACCGTGAAGCGCCACGTCCTCGCGGCGCAGCGCTGA